The following are encoded in a window of Cervus canadensis isolate Bull #8, Minnesota chromosome 11, ASM1932006v1, whole genome shotgun sequence genomic DNA:
- the FIBIN gene encoding fin bud initiation factor homolog: MVFLKLLWMGFLCHLCQGYFDGPLYPEMSNGTLHHYFVPDGDYEENDDPEKCQLLFRVSDHRRCSQGEGSPASTLLSLTLREEFTVLGRQVEDAGRVLEGISKSISYDLDGEESYGKYLRRESHQIGDAYSNSDKSLTELESKFKQGQEQDSRQESRLNEDFLGMLVHTRSLLKETLDISVGLRDKYELLALTIRSHGTRLGRLKNDYLKVKMSAVPLWGCV, encoded by the exons ATGGTGTTCCTGAAGCTTCTCTGGATGGGTTTTCTGTGCCACCTGTGTCAGGGCTATTTCGACGGTCCTCTCTACCCAGAGATGTCCAATGGGACCCTGCATCACTACTTTGTGCCGGACGGGGACTACGAGGAGAACGACGACCCCGAGAAATGCCAGCTGCTCTTCAGGGTGAGTGACCACCGGCGTTGCTCCCAGGGGGAGGGGAGCCCGGCCAGCACTCTGCTAAGCCTCACCCTGCGGGAGGAATTCACCGTGCTGGGCCGCCAGGTGGAGGACGCGGGGCGCGTGCTGGAGGGCATCAGTAAGAGCATCTCCTACGACCTTGACGGGGAGGAGAGCTATGGCAAGTACCTGCGGCGGGAGTCCCACCAGATCGGGGATGCCTACTCCAATTCGGACAAGTCCCTCACTGAGCTGGAAAGCAAGTTCAAGCAGGGCCAGGAGCAGGACAGCCGGCAAGAGAGCAGGCTCAACGAGGACTTCTTGGGGATGCTGGTCCACACCAGGTCCCTGCTGAAGGAAACGCTGGACATCTCCGTGGGGCTCAGGGACAAATATGAGCTGCTGGCCCTCACCATCAGGAGCCATGGGACCCGACTAGGTCGGCTGAAGAACGATTATCTTAAAGT GAAGATGTCTGCGGTGCCTCTGTGGGGATGTGTTTAA